The Silene latifolia isolate original U9 population chromosome Y, ASM4854445v1, whole genome shotgun sequence sequence TTTGCGGGCTGTTTCATCGGGTCTCTGTATGCTAAATTGAACCAATCTTCTTGCTTATGTCTCgagtatatgtacatgtttggaTTGGGTCCATTATATGGGTGGAATCGGTCTTGGTTTGGCCTAGGAAACCGCCCCTAAGACTATTTGGACAAAGGGGAACCATTGCGTGTTTTGTCGTGCGTGTTCTTTGGTCATCGTGCGAGTCTTTGCTGTTTTGGGGCACAGCCTTTTTGGCGATCGAGGGTGCGGTCAGTCGTGGCGGGCGGGTGCGGTCATGGTGGGCCGTAGTCCCCGGTTGGGTTAATTTTTATCCGTGGAATATTTTTGTTCGGgtttaattaatttgaatttccgtcacatgatttatgtatcttaaattcattatttttcgtttatttatttatgtcTCACATGAACCGTAAATGTggaatttattgtttattcatgtcATAATTATATGGAATATCTTCATTTATCTATTATATgagctttaattcatttattctcatttatttatcgtatttcaaaTACGAGTAATTTATTCCACATGATTAATtgaagagtcgtattcttgtagaaatgccataataccatcgtatatgcttgacatacatttccgccctgcttgtgctgttctggcaagtacgggtttgacctacttgtgctgttctggcaagtataggtttggcctacttgtgctgttctggcaagtgagtcttatcttagtctttccgccactttcgtgctgttctggcgattggggtactcggtctcattagtagtcgagtcttggtgcgtgcgtctttgtctttggcgcacgtcgaatcgggatgtacacccgagaatgcagatttagactaggaccgtattattatcgtagtcctacccggggaaattatagtctaagagtaataaatgtcttgcattatttggatggttactttggtcatatctccgtgaaatacgtgctcgtggctaagtggtcgtgtctgtttccttgtctttcttctccatttatttatcgttgcttatgccttacttgtttatcCCATCATtccttttatccttgttggtttaaacacgtgtgatcccatgtttagttataagtctATTCACTCAtgacttatctaatatgattatttgttcatgttctttgttatgttcgttttgacattttgtggctgggagaaccttgagttactccccactgactgtggctttcatgtttacataaaTGACAGGTTtatgaagatgcatttgtggggtttagacgtgtgagctagcgagcaccttggactagtagttgtTTTATTAgtattgcttagactcaccttttattgtattgtcattcgagggatatattttccctcatctttgactatcacgtttgtataaatttaactttatttccgcattctttatttgtgttttggattttaatgaacccgcgctttaaattttaaaagtttcaaaaatttcctattttccgcttgaatttataagtcaTGTTTCTCCTCGTTATAGCGGGGGTTCACAGATATAATATACAATTAAGTAACTTAACGATCAATAATACCGAAAAAACAATGCTATGGTCACTCCAATTAATCAACAAATACTCAAGTTGGTAATGGGAAAAGGATTAGGTTTTGGACGGATAATTGGGTCTTCCAAAAACCCATTGTTCAAATGTCTAATGACATTATTTTAGGAGACGATAACTTTATGGTATGTGATATTTATCACATCGGATAAACAATGGAATGTCCCAAAATTGAATTATTTTGTCAATATAGACATTGTtaataaaattcttgatgtcCCTATCCCATGGAATGATTTACCAGATGAAATGGGATGGAGACTATCAGTTGACGGATCTTTTTCGATAAAGTCTGCAGCTTGGCTTGTGCAGGGAGTATTTAACTATAATGATAGAATAAGTCCTTATGCCTGGATTTGGAAGTGTGATCTACCGCCTAAGATTAAGTTCTTTCTTTGGAAAACTTGTGTAGATGGTCTTCCTACGAAAGAAAGACTTCAGCGATATCATGTGCATGTGCCTTTGCACTGCATCCTTTGTAACCATCATACGGAGGATCGTGACCATTTTTTCTTTAACTACCCTATTTTGCATAATGTTTGTCAAGCTATTGGGGTTGGTGATTTGGTTTCCTTTTTTCATCGCCAGAGGAATGATCAGCCTTTGAGCTTTATAGAAAAACTTAATGCTTTTAAAGACTATTTCCCCCAAGTCTTTTCTTAAAACAtcctttatttggtggaatgtaTGGTTTAGCAGAAATAAATTTATCTTTAAGAGCACTTTGGTGGATGTTGATAAGATTACACATGTTATTttgaactcttttttctcatggTTTAACTTAAAGTTTAGAGACCTAGATAATCAAGATACGTGTCCTTGCCGACGAGATTATTGCCATAAAAAATGTATTGATAACATTGTCTGCGAAAAACTGCCTGAAAGTTTTATCAAGATTAACTTTGATGGATCTAAACGAGATAATAATAATGCAGCGTTAGGTTACAGTATTAGAAACCATCATGGTAACATTTTGCTACTAGGAGCTAAATCGTGCGGCAATGTTAATGTTCTTTTAGCTGAGACTCTTGCTCTTAGAGAAAGTATAATCGCGGCTAAATCTTTGGGATACATGTCTATAGCCATTGAAAGGGATAATCTTTGTGTTATTAACTCCATGCGTGGGTCATGGAAGATTCCTTGGGAAATTTCATCTCTTATTGCTGATATTTGAATCGAACTCTCCCAGTTCAAAGAAGTTAAGTTTACCCATTGTTTCCGTGAGGCTAATAAAGTAGCGGACTTTATGGCCAATTTGGGACATTTGTGTCCTATTCTTTCGAGGTGGGCTGACAGCCAATGACTCTCACTCACCTCCCTCAtccgaaaggatgagataggttggtcctattCTAGAGGAGCAACCTAGTTTCCTttccttataaaaaaaaaacactcatGTATAActacataaataaataaaaaataatgatAGAGACAATAAATGTCTAAATTATGCATTCATATCAAATGATATACAAATCAATAATGGTATTCCTTATAAATAGATGTCCAAACATGTATTATACCACAATATATACATAAATGTAGTGATAGATaatgatataaaaaaaaaagataatgaTAGAAATTTAGAAGTTTTAGATTTATTGTAGTTCTCTTGTTTGTATACCTTCTATACATGTAGGAATTCCGATGAAGATCATTCACTATTGCACAtctaaggggttgtttggttacccttGTTGTAGGAActtaaattcatgtgaattgcaaaatgggtatgttgtttggttaccccaattcacatgaattggaagttCCCATGAATTTCAATTCCTCTtcaatggaggaagttgcttacctaggctCCCCTAGGTAAGTtagaatgcctacatgaattgcaCTTCCTTCATGACAACCAAACAATTTTTTGCACTTCACATGAATTCTAAATTCACGTGTTTTATGACTTCATAGGCAATACAAATTCCTATatgcaaccaaacgactcctaaaTACATTATTTTACAGAATTAGTAGTTCGCAAAATTTGAATTCATTAATATTACTCGAAAGTTGTTTCCAAAAGTTAATTatactctctaatatcgctctaAAAATTCTTTCATAAGTTACGGCCTTAAAGTGCTTGATTGCTACAAATGAAACATAAAATGGCTTAATTTCACCATTGAAC is a genomic window containing:
- the LOC141631523 gene encoding uncharacterized protein LOC141631523, encoding MGWRLSVDGSFSIKSAAWLVQGVFNYNDRISPYAWIWKCDLPPKIKFFLWKTCVDGLPTKERLQRYHVHVPLHCILCNHHTEDRDHFFFNYPILHNVCQAIGVGDLVSFFHRQRNDQPLSFIEKLNAFKDYFPQFRDLDNQDTCPCRRDYCHKKCIDNIVCEKLPESFIKINFDGSKRDNNNAALGYSIRNHHGNILLLGAKSCGNVNVLLAETLALRESIIAAKSLGYMSIAIERDNLCVINSMRGSWKIPWEISSLIADI